From the Candida dubliniensis CD36 chromosome 2, complete sequence genome, the window AGGCAGTAGTATCACAGGACACCACTGTTGTTGATCTAGGAACCAATACCACACCAAGCAATCTTACCATGATCAAAGAAACCATTGATGCTGCTAGCTCAGAAAATGAGGCAAATAAATATGAACATCAATCTGTTGATGCTATTAGCAACGAGCGAGCAGTATCATCATCCGAGGAATCGTTTCCCAGGGCCACTACTATCATGGCATCTCTGttaccaaaaaagaaaaactggTCAAATTCCTTAAAATCTTTACTTTGCTTTAATTCAATAGCAGATGGGGATAAATCTGGGTTTGAAGAATCTGGTGTTTATGAAATGCAAAAGCTTCCTGAAATATCAACACAATACCGACTTAAGGAAATAAATGGGTTTGGAGTTTTCCCTGCAACACAGTCACTTACTCCAGGGCAGCAAAAGATGTATCAAATATTGGTCACAACAGCACTAGAGTTAAACTTGGAGTTTTGCAGGTATTTGGAAATATTAAATGAGCGTTCCATGAAACAGGATATTAAGGACTCATTTCTGATTCAATTTGGTCGTATTCATTCGGGGTTGCCTTTCACAGCAAATCATACGGCCAGTGGTTCTACTAGAGAAGAACTATCACATTTAGGTGAGTTATTTGACGAAgttttcaacaataataatacagtTTGGATTGCCAACAAATTTGAGTATAATTCCTTTGGAAGAAAATTTAGAAAAGCGATTGCGGAGACGTTGGAATCAGATTATCACATTAGTATTAGTCGTCGACGAGATTTGTTTCCTCGACAAATAATAGCAGCTAGTTTGTTCCAATGGAAGAAAAACATGCATCTTTCTGAATAATTATGTATGTAAATTGCTTACCCGCTGTTAGTTTAATAAAGCATCTGAGTTGAAAATGACTGAGGCTGAAAGCTCTGATATGAGACTGGCGAGTTatttcttctcttttgtTTGATCAATCATCAATCAAAGCGTGTATCGGTAATTCCAAAGGAACAGATGTATGTCCAGTTTTTTgcccccttttttttctaacaATAAGAGCGTCGCAATTTTATGTCATTGCGCGTTCTTTTCGTTTCTCTCtattttccaaaatcaGTCTCTGTTTTATTGATAGGGAATATTTCCATTACTCTTTTACCCAATTCGATAGTAAACATTGCCATCTCGATGATTAAATATACTTCTACAAGTGTGTGTGCGCGggacaaaaagaaaaaaaaaaatttgcagatcatcatcatccatCCCACCATCACGAAGTTgatagaagaaaaaaaaaaaatctaataaagtttttcttaattagtttctttttagttCCTAAATTCTTGGTGTGATTCCCtcttgaaaaagaaaaaaaaaaaaaaacactcATACACACCAATCAACTCTTTAGTCATTGGGTTTTCCAAACAAGTAAAACATTGGgttcatttgaatttttataaacaaattttctatttttgaGTGTATTTACTAAATTAGCATTTGCAACATGTCTGAATCTGAAAAAATGTACATTTCGTACAATAATATACACCAGTTATGTCAAGAAATAGCTCCTAAAATCAAGGAATTCAAACCAGATTTAATCATTGctattggtggtggtggttttaTCCCAGCTAGAATGTTGCGTTCCTTTTTGAAAGAACCTGGTCAACCAAACGTTAGAATTATGGCTATTATATTGTCGTTGTACGAAGAGATTGAGAGTGAAAATGGTATTGAAAAGCCAGGTACCCAAGTTGTACGTACCCAATGGATTGATTATCATCAGTCTAAAATTGACTTGGTTGGCAAAAATGTCTTAATTATTGACGAGGTTGATGATACCAGAACAACCTTGCATTACGCAGTCagtgaattgaaaaaagatgTGGAAGAGCAATCGCGGGCCAAAGGTGCAGACCCCAAAGATACGAAGTTTGGTATTTTTGTATTACACGACaaacaaaagcaaaagaaaGCTGAATTGCCCGATGAGATTATGAAGACGGGTAATTATTTTGCTGCTCGGTCTGTCCCTGATAGTTGGATTGCTTATCCATGGGAGTCGACTGACATTGtttatcatcaaatgaaaGCTGAAGAACAAGGAAATGATGTGTTTCTTCCTTCAACCACTTTAGGGTaagtttttttgtttttttctttctttttgtacCTACACAAATATAGAGtttattcttttaataTTCCTGTTCTTGTATATTTCACACTGTCACTGCAAAAATTTAGTCGATCTCAATGACATCTGGACTTCTTGTATGATTTTTTAGTGGAGGATAGTTGGTATTTTtgtcttttcttttcttacTCTGTCTCAATGATTGTCCTGATCCCGAAAACGCCTCTTGTTTCcttaattcttctttggtCCCTTCATCAATTTCCTCTTGTGTCGGTAATACTACCgggaaaccaaaaaataacTGGTTTTCAGGCAACGTTAATGGAACAGGTACTGCATCTGGATCCAAATCGTCAATTCGGTAGTTCTTTGTAGTTTGGTCTTTATCCATGTCAATGGATTTTCCAGACAACTTTTGGCCACTTCCAGAAAACTTTGTGGTTTTCCCGCCCTCAGCAACTAATTTAGCATAGTTTATCGATTTAGCCATGGTAGCAGCACCTGCACTTTTGTTCACTTTTGAAGGGTCAATTGGTGTGCTCTGAGGTTCAACTGTCTTTGGCTTGTACTCCGGCTCGACATATCCCACTGGAGGTGCAAAGTCGGTTTCTAAATCTGTCTCCACCACACATACACCTTTAGATGGGCTTTCAGGTTTGACTTCCAAAACTTTTATCCCGTATATAGCATCGTTATAATTAACTTCAATAACATCATTCACAgttaaagttgaaaattttCTCAAGACATTCTCTAAAACTGCTTTAGGATCACTTATATCCAAAAAATCGACACTCTGAGGTTCAATTTTAACAAACTTTcccaaattcaaatcacaATTGGTGATTTTGATCAAAGAGCCAGGGGAAAGCTCCAAAGTATTCATCATCCATTGTGGCAAATACGTTCTTCCTTCTTCAGCAGTAAATTCCAAAACACCAGAGTGTGTCAACTTCTCATTCTGTTCATTCTTTATTTCAAACAACATAGGGTACCTTATGTGTAGCATAGTCAACTTATTCAAAGCTGATGGCGGTAAAAAAATCTTGCCACCATAATTTGCATCGTCTTTTCGAATCAAATCGGGCATCATAGCAATTGGGTAACATCGAAAGTATTCTTCAAACTTATTACTTGGAAACCCTGATGATCCAAATGCAGACCCATATATTGAGGAACCAAAACTTGAAAACATTCTTTAGAGTGTATATGATGGTTGAGAAAGAAATTAGTTATGTTTAAAATAACAATTACATATTATTTCTTCTGTGTTTGACTATGGGctgcctttttttttttttttcttagtCCTGAGacctgttgttgttgttgttgttgttgttgtgcGCAAAAGGATATTATTTCTAAGTGATCCTTTTAGTTTAGGTTGTAAGATATCACCGCAACCATTCAAATCGGCTCCTCTATATCTAGTTCTAATGCAGTGATTataagaaaagaaaccTGATACAGAGTAGACACTACtagataatttaatttaaaaaacaaaaaaaaataaattgcaACCTAATTTGTCAATAAAAATTTCTATACAATCAATCTATAAACGCTATTCATCTTGTTTGTTGAGTAATTCTAATCAACTCTTGGATCATCTCTTTCttatttgaatcaattcCTCCAAATAACACTTCgtatttgttttgttgctgttgaaGTGATAAAAAGTTTTGCACAAAGTATTCAAATGCGTTAAGCACGTCAATTGGGGTTTCCTTCATTGCTTCCAATTCAGCTTCATCAACTTCAAAGTCGTCTTCAAAATCAGCAAATTCTTCCCCATCATCCTCACCGTTGTCCTCTGTGTTCTTTTGCTGTGTCTTTTGACTAGTTTCGCTGGATAAGATGGCATTTTTGGCTTTGATGGCATTCGGCAAAGTAGCAATGTTcgacaataataaatcaacagTCTCCCCTATCAAGTCTTCTGGTATTGAACTAACAGCATTGTCATTCTTCAAGATAGACATGCTTGCTAAAATTTGCAATTTGCATCCGTACACGCTTTGAAAGTCGGAGCTGTATTTTATCCACAACTTGTAAAAGTCTACTAAAAATCCTTTTGACAAAATAAACTGAATGGTAACAGCAGGATCAACATATATACAAGcaaacaatattttcaaaatggaTAAATGATGTAGCATGTAACCGTCAAAGGCATCCTGGCTCTCTAATTTAGtgaaaatatcaaatatttctGGTAAAAACTGTGGTAAGAAGCTTGCAAATCTTTGATTGAGAGCCAAAATTGTCAATTCGATATCTTCGAAAGCCAGATGTGCAAAAACTGGGTCCGCATCTTCGTCCttcaatatattgaaaCATATGTTCATTAATACTTGAACACGTTCGTCTGCTATGGTGATATCAGGTTGACCAAATCCtttgttgataatactCTCGAAAAATGGTTGGaatgaatcaaaatattcGTACGCATAAGTCTCAAAAGACTCAATGGCAACCTTAAAAATATTCCAGATAACTGGTGAAACTTCTGATCTAACAAATAAAATCGATTCTAAGATTTCGATTACTTCTGTTAAAAACACGATCATAgcattttcaaatataaagTTAATCAAATCCTTCAAAACTGATTCCAATTGTAAGGCTACGTTGGGAGCATTTGACATCGATATAACCAAAGTTGTTAATGTGTTCAAAATACCAGCAGCTTGGATTTCTTTGTCTGTATGTCCAGAACCGTTTGTTTCCAAAATCTCACTTGCgattttgatgaattgttCAACTAATTTGGACCCCAATTCGACTGCGTACGGTTCCAAATTCTTGGCAAACTTTTCCACAAAGATGTCCATCACATTGGTTAATATGTCACTTTCATATTGCTTTGATTTTTCTAAAAGTACTCCCATTAACTGTGGTGCTTGATCAGCAACTAATTGGGAAACAGAATCTTCTTTAACCAATGTAGATAACGCATCCGCAGCAGTTAATTGTATTGGGAACTGGGCATCGTTGGAAAAGCATGTAACAAcactttgaaaaatatcttGCAAAATCTTCATATCAGTGTACTGATGGTCATGAAACATAGCAATTGTATCACATGCTCTAGCAGTCAACCATGGAGTCTTTGAAGCACAATCTTGCAGTAACTCCGGATATACAAACGTGAAAAGTAAATTGTCAACTTGCCCAGTGACTGGAGAAAACTTAGAATCTAATTTGTAAGAAATCGTCGACAAAATTCTTAAACCGCCTTCTACTTTCATTGCTGTATCGGAAGAGTCTAaattgtttcttctttcagTGAAAATCTCATTAATAAGTTGACAGATCATTCCTATTGTCAGTTTAAACTTTTTGTTCGACAAGCgataaataaaatttatcGACGCAACATCTGAAGTACTCTGTTCACGGTTGATGTCAAAGAAACGTCTAATGTATTCATCGGTATCGTCTTCGTACAATTCCACAGTCTCAGGCGTTGCCACTAAAGTAGGCAAAATTACATGTCTAATAATTGCATCCAATTTATCGTTGATCAAAGACCAAGCTGGGGTCTCGATAATTTGCTCTAAAAACGATATCATATGGTATAAGGAAATCTCACTGAGCCAAACTGTTTTATTTGACCATGATTCTATGATTTTCCAATATGCGTTCAACAATTCCGGAACAAAGTTAGAAATGAACATTTGTgcaaattgatttgtttctttggACTTGGTCAAATACCCGCCTCCGTGTCTGCTTAAAAGTCTATTCATATTAGCAAAACACCATTTAACGGTTTTCACTCTTGGATTGGAATTTCTGGTTTCGATATGATCTTCATCTAAGACCTCCTTGGGCAACGGTTTGCTTATTATCAACACATGAATTTGGCACCACTTCCCCAAGTTGTTGGAGTCCTGGAAGTATGTTGGCAAAGATGAGTATGTagtgaatttgaaaatcttGATAATCAAGTAGAGTATTTCATCGGCAACCTTGTTGTCGCTTTCAATCAACTTATTGGCcaaattttccaattgtGGAAACAACTTCTGAGCGATTTCCTCCAATATAggattgataaaattgttcAGTTCGAAACCAGCCCATCTATAATTCTTGGTGTACTCAAAAAGGCAAATCAATCCTGTAAAGACATGATCAATGTTGCTTTCATCAGACAATAGCTTCTGGATAATATTGGTTAGCTCATCCCATTTATCAAAACTCAAAATAGTGTTTAATGCAGTAGATAGTTGCAATCTGATTTGTTGGATTTTATAAGTTGCAAATAAAGTTGACAccaacttttcttttatgGTGGATTTTTCAGTCTCTGAAAGGTAGAATGcagtttgttgtttattttcaGGAACAATCCAATAATTGACAACTctgtttttgaaaaagatagCAGCAGCTATTTTCACTCCTGGTTGA encodes:
- a CDS encoding xanthine phosphoribosyltransferase, putative (Similar to S. cerevisiae XPT1;~In S. cerevisiae: dimeric hypoxanthine-guanine phosphoribosyltransferase, catalyzes the formation of both inosine monophosphate and guanosine monophosphate.), with the protein product MSESEKMYISYNNIHQLCQEIAPKIKEFKPDLIIAIGGGGFIPARMLRSFLKEPGQPNVRIMAIILSLYEEIESENGIEKPGTQVVRTQWIDYHQSKIDLVGKNVLIIDEVDDTRTTLHYAVSELKKDVEEQSRAKGADPKDTKFGIFVLHDKQKQKKAELPDEIMKTGNYFAARSVPDSWIAYPWESTDIVYHQMKAEEQGNDVFLPSTTLG
- a CDS encoding ubiquitin fusion degradation protein, putative (Similar to S. cerevisiae UFD1;~In S. cerevisiae: protein that interacts with Cdc48p and Npl4p, involved in recognition of polyubiquitinated proteins and their presentation to the 26S proteasome for degradation; involved in transporting proteins from the ER to the cytosol.), with translation MFSSFGSSIYGSAFGSSGFPSNKFEEYFRCYPIAMMPDLIRKDDANYGGKIFLPPSALNKLTMLHIRYPMLFEIKNEQNEKLTHSGVLEFTAEEGRTYLPQWMMNTLELSPGSLIKITNCDLNLGKFVKIEPQSVDFLDISDPKAVLENVLRKFSTLTVNDVIEVNYNDAIYGIKVLEVKPESPSKGVCVVETDLETDFAPPVGYVEPEYKPKTVEPQSTPIDPSKVNKSAGAATMAKSINYAKLVAEGGKTTKFSGSGQKLSGKSIDMDKDQTTKNYRIDDLDPDAVPVPLTLPENQLFFGFPVVLPTQEEIDEGTKEELRKQEAFSGSGQSLRQSKKRKDKNTNYPPLKNHTRSPDVIEID
- a CDS encoding karyopherin, putative (Signal peptide predicted for ZZZ2650 by SignalP 2.0 HMM (Signal peptide probability 0.719, signal anchor probability 0.000) with cleavage site probability 0.315 between residues 15 and 16;~Similar to S. cerevisiae SXM1;~In S. cerevisiae: nuclear transport factor (karyopherin) involved in protein transport between the cytoplasm and nucleoplasm.), which codes for MDKQTLLAALTGTLASDQQIRKHSEQQLHAFEQQPGFTAYLLDLIADATENQPGVKIAAAIFFKNRVVNYWIVPENKQQTAFYLSETEKSTIKEKLVSTLFATYKIQQIRLQLSTALNTILSFDKWDELTNIIQKLLSDESNIDHVFTGLICLFEYTKNYRWAGFESNNFINPILEEIAQKLFPQLENLANKLIESDNKVADEILYLIIKIFKFTTYSSLPTYFQDSNNLGKWCQIHVLIISKPLPKEVLDEDHIETRNSNPRVKTVKWCFANMNRLLSRHGGGYLTKSKETNQFAQMFISNFVPELLNAYWKIIESWSNKTVWLSEISLYHMISFLEQIIETPAWSLINDKLDAIIRHVILPTLVATPETVELYEDDTDEYIRRFFDINREQSTSDVASINFIYRLSNKKFKSTIGMICQLINEIFTERRNNLDSSDTAMKVEGGLRILSTISYKLDSKFSPVTGQVDNLLFTFVYPELSQDCASKTPWLTARACDTIAMFHDHQYTDMKILQDIFQSVVTCFSNDAQFPIQLTAADALSTLVKEDSVSQLVADQAPQLMGVLLEKSKQYESDILTNVMDIFVEKFAKNLEPYAVELGSKLVEQFIKIASEILETNGSGHTDKEIQAAGILNTLTTLVISMSNAPNVALQLESVLKDLINFIFENAMIVFLTEVIEILESILFVRSEVSPVIWNIFKVAIESFETYAYEYFDSFQPFFESIINKGFGQPDITIADERVQVLMNICFNILKDEDADPVFAHSAFEDIELTILALNQRFASFLPQFLPEIFDIFTKLESQDAFDGYMLHHLSILKILFACIYVDPAVTIQFILSKGFLVDFYKLWIKYSSDFQSVYGCKLQILASMSILKNDNAVSSIPEDLIGETVDLLLSNIATLPNAIKAKNAILSSETSQKTQQKNTEDNGEDDGEEFADFEDDFEVDEAELEAMKETPIDVLNAFEYFVQNFLSLQQQQNKYEVLFGGIDSNKKEMIQELIRITQQTR